The genome window CACTGACTGCCTCGGCGGCGACGCGGACGGAATCGGTCCTCATATAGGTGATAAGTCCAACCTGACCATCCCGGCCCAGTTCGATCCCCTCGTAGAGTTTCTGGGCAGTTGACATCGTCTTTTTGGCGGTAAAATGCAGCCAGCGGGCGGCCTCCTGTTGCAGTTTGCTCGTCGTAAAAGGGGCCGGCGCCTGCCGCTTGACCTCCTTTTTTTCGACAGCGGCAACAATAAAAGCCGCCTCTTTTACGGTGGCGGCGATTTTTGCGGAAGTTGCCCCATCCGGAACCTTGGCCTTTTTCCCATCCACCTTCAGCAGCTTCGCCTCAAACGGGGGAGGATTTTCCCCTTCGAGAACAGCGGTAAGATTCCAGAATTCCTCCGGCTTGAACTTTTTAATTTCCGCTTCCCGGTCGCAGATAATCCGGACGGCAACGGACTGCACCCGGCCGGCGCTCAAGCCCCGCCTCACCTTTTCCCACAGAATCGGGCTTATCTGATAGCCGACCAGCCGATCGAGGGTGCGCCTTGTTTGCTGAGCCTCGTACAAATCGAAATTGAGTTCGCGAGGGTGCGCTATGGCGTGGAGAATCGTCTCCTTGGTCAGGTCGTTGAAAAGCACGCGCTGGACAACCTTCTTGCTGCCGATTTCCTCGGCGACGTGCCAGGCGATCGCCTCCCCCTCGCGATCCGGGTCGGGGGCAAGCAGGATGCGATCCGCATGCGCCGCGGCCCTCTTGAGCTCGGCCACCACCTTTTTTTTAGTTTCCATAACCGTGTAGGTCGGCTCGAATCCATTTTCGGTATCGATCCCGAGCTTGTTTTTGGGAAGGTTCTTTATATGGCCGACGGAGGCCCTTATTTCAAACCCCTTGCCGAGATATTTGCCGATGGTTTTCACCTTGGTGGGGGACTCAACGATAATTAACGAATTAACCGGATTTTTTTCTTTCAAATTTATGACTCCTTAAGTGAATAATTCTTGCCGGGAAGCTGCTTGATCAAACCGGACAGCTCGAGAGTAAGTAGTGAATTTTGTACGGCCCGGGCGGACAGACCGGATTTTTCAATAAGCGTATTGATGTCAAGCGGCCTTGAAGAAAGCAATGAGAGCAGCCGGCTTTCGCCATCGGTGATGGTCGGATTTTCCGCAGGCGAAGCGAGCCTTTCTTTCGCTCCCTGGCTCATGGCTTTGTCAGACCCGGCGAGCGGTTGTTGCGCCGGCAGCGAGGGAGGCAATTCACCCGTATCCGGCCGGAAAAACCCGGCCTGGGGCATGATTTCCTCAAGAATGTCATCGATGCCCTCGAGCAGCGTCGCCCCCTGCTTGATCAGATGATTCGTCCCCCGCGAACCCGAGGCCCCGAATTCCCCCGGCACGGCAAAAACAGAACGCCCCTGTTCGGAGGCGATTCTGGCCGTAATCAGCGAGCCGCTTTTCTCCCCGGCCTCCACAACAACAACTCCGTACGAAATCCCGCTGATGATCCTGTTCCGGGAGGGAAAATTGGGGGCATTGGGCGGCGTACCCAGCGAAAATTCGGTAACAAGCACCCCGTTTTCGCTGATCTGCTCGGCAAGCTTGACGTTTTCCGGCGGATATATCGTGTCGATTCCCGTACCGAGAACGGCAATTGTCCGACCCTTGCCGGCGAGGGCGCCCCGGTGCGCGGCGGCGTCTATCCCGCGCGCCAGACCGCTTACCACCGTAACCCCTTTCATGGCCAACTCGCGGCTCAGTTTTTCCGTCGTGTAGCGGCCGTAAACAGAGGCGACCCGGGAGCCGACAACCGCCACGCAGACATCATCCGGAATGAGCGAACCCTTGACGTAGAGAAAAGGCGGGTAATCGTATATATTTAAAAGGTTATGGGGATAGCGGGGGTCCGTGCAGACGATTATTTCTACGCCCGCTTTTTCGGCGAGGTCCAGCTCCTGTTCAATCTTTCCCCAGGATGAAAACGAGCGGATATTATCGGCCGTTTTGGGGCCAATGCCGGGGATTACCCTGAGCGTCTGCCCGGAGGCCGAAAACACCCCCCGCGGCGCGTGAAAGGCTTTAAGCAGCGTGCGAAAACCCACGCAGCCGACATCCTCAACAGCCCTGAGCGCGAGCCAGTATTTTAACGTCTCCCTGTCCATCCCCGTACATATTCCCCTTGAAAAATTTGAGGGAGGATATACGCACCTAAGTGGGGTGTCAAGCTTTTTGGGGAATGTCCCGATTAAACTGCGGCGAAGCAACTACAGGCGCTGGAACTGAGCGTGGCTGTTTTCCGGGAATTGAATGCCTCGCCAAAGACAGTACCCTAGGAAACGGGGGTATTATCAACCAGTGCATACTTCCCTCCAGCATGGTTATATGGAATGGAACTTATTCAACTGCAGTTCGCAGCCTCGGCCAAAACATGAGCGGCCCACTGGTTGAGGCTTTTGCCCTCGCTTTCGGCCGCCATTATAGCTGCAGAATGAATTTCAGACGGCACTCGCAGCAATATCTTGCCGGAAACCGGTTTATTGGGTTGTTGTCCCAGTCTGGTGCAAGCAGCAAGATAATTGTCAACTGCCTCATGGAATGCGGTTTCAAGCTCTTCAACAGACGCTCCGTGAAACCCCACGATGTCACGTATACCGACCAGATGACCTACAAATATGCGGTCATAGGCATCATACTCGATACGAGCTGCATATCCTTTGTATTTCATAGCGTTCATGGCTTTACTCCGATAGATTCAAGAAAATGCCTGGCGTCTGTCACCCGGTATCGCAACGACTCTTTTTGAGGATGAGGGCGATGGAAGTATGCCCGTCTTCCGCTTTTCTCAAAGGTAACGGAAGAACCGGAACCCTCCTCAACAACACATCCAACGGCAACGAACAACGCCTCTATCCTCGACCATTTAATGTTTCCGTCGACGGGGTTGGTAAATATGGCTTCAAGGGTTTTCCTGTGTTTGCCATTCATGGCCAGATGATAACACAATATGATATCATGTCAATGTTTTTTTCAGGGCTAAAGTGGCATGAATATCATTTCATATAATTATCTGATAATACGAGATAAAAATAAAACTAATCAAATCTTTGTCAGCCGCTTGCCAATCAGCGAGGCAGTGAGCACCAGCGTCGTCGAAATGAAGATCATCAGTATGCCCAGGGCTGACAATCTTCCCCAGAGGCCGTCTTCGGCAAATCGCAGTATCTGAACGGCAAGCACCTCCGTGCCGGGGCGGGACAGGACAACGGAAAGACTCAGTTCCCGGACAAACATCGTTGCCATCAAAATCCATCCCGAAACAATTCCCGGAACCAGAAGCGGCAGAACGATTCTCCGCATCGTGTAGAGCGGGCCGCCGCCGCAGACGCGTGATGATTCCTCGAGGTTTCCGTGGATCTGGACAAAGGCGCTGGTAAGCGGCCTGATTCCGTAGGGAAGATACGTCGCGATATAGCCGATCAAAAGCGCCCAGATCGTCGAATAGAGGGGCGTCTGCACAAAAAACCACATGAAGCCGATTCCGACGACTATACCGGGAAACGAAAAGGAGAGAAAACTCAGCGATTCAAGAAATCCGGAGGCTTTTGACCTTATTTTAACGATTGTATAGGCGACAAAAAACGAAAGTACCATGCCGAGGGTCGCCCCTCCGACCCCGAGCAGCAGGCTGTTTTTCAGGGAAAGAAGCGAAACCGGATCGTTCAGCACCGCCAAGTAGTGCCTCCAGCTCATGCTGGCAAACGCCTTCGCGCTCGGCGCCATTGAATAGGGGATCAAGGATGTGTAGAAGAGCACCGCAACTGGCAAAACTATCAGAATAAATGAAAGAATTCCAACAATCCCGAAAAGCGGATAGCGCGCCCCTTTGAGGTAGATCGTGCTCGGACGGTAGCCGCGGCTGGTGACCGTCACGTATTTTTCTCCCTCTTTCGTTAAGCGCCGATATACAAAAATCAGCGTAATCGACGCGACCAGGGCGCTCATCCCGACTGCCGCCGCCAAACCGTAATCTGTCGCGTAACCAGTTGCCACAACACGATAAATGTGCGTCGCCAGCACGTATATCCTCCCCGGCATGCCGATTACGGAAGGAACGGCAAACGAGGCCATGCTGCGGACAATAACCAGCGTCGCGGCGGCCAGGATCGCCGGACGCAGCACCGGGAGGGTAATCCGAAAGAGCGTCCGCCAGTTCGAAGCGCCGCAGACCCGGGACGATTCCTCCAGCGAGACGTCAAAAGACGACATCGCCGGGGCGATGACCAGGTAGGCAATCGGCAGATCGAGGAGTCCCTCCACAAGAATCATCCCCTTCAAGGTGTAAATGTTCAACGATATCGCATCAAACCCCAATATCTGGCGGAGAAAGATATTGAGCATCCCGTTGGTCGGGTTAAGCAGCAGCGCCCAGCTCACGGCAAACAGGATATGGGGAACCATCATCGGCACAAGCGAGATGATCTGGAAAAGAAACTTGAACGGAACATTGGTCCGGGTGTTCAGATAGGCCAGAAAGAGCGCGAGCGCCGTCGCGACAAAGGCCGAGCCAAGGGTAAAGATGACCGTATTGATTATTATTTTTGCAAATTCAGGGTCTGTATAGGCGCTGACATACTTCGCCGTCGTCAAGGTTCCAAAGGCGCCGAGCCCCTCGCTGAAGCTCCCGAGGGCAAGCATTAGAATCGGGCAAACCGTCAGGAAACCCACTATTGCAATCAGCGTCGGCGAGAGGATCGCCCCTTGTTTTTTCATAATGTTCTGCCT of Syntrophobacterales bacterium contains these proteins:
- a CDS encoding type II toxin-antitoxin system HicA family toxin, whose translation is MNGKHRKTLEAIFTNPVDGNIKWSRIEALFVAVGCVVEEGSGSSVTFEKSGRRAYFHRPHPQKESLRYRVTDARHFLESIGVKP
- a CDS encoding type II toxin-antitoxin system HicB family antitoxin, which translates into the protein MNAMKYKGYAARIEYDAYDRIFVGHLVGIRDIVGFHGASVEELETAFHEAVDNYLAACTRLGQQPNKPVSGKILLRVPSEIHSAAIMAAESEGKSLNQWAAHVLAEAANCS
- the dprA gene encoding DNA-processing protein DprA, giving the protein MDRETLKYWLALRAVEDVGCVGFRTLLKAFHAPRGVFSASGQTLRVIPGIGPKTADNIRSFSSWGKIEQELDLAEKAGVEIIVCTDPRYPHNLLNIYDYPPFLYVKGSLIPDDVCVAVVGSRVASVYGRYTTEKLSRELAMKGVTVVSGLARGIDAAAHRGALAGKGRTIAVLGTGIDTIYPPENVKLAEQISENGVLVTEFSLGTPPNAPNFPSRNRIISGISYGVVVVEAGEKSGSLITARIASEQGRSVFAVPGEFGASGSRGTNHLIKQGATLLEGIDDILEEIMPQAGFFRPDTGELPPSLPAQQPLAGSDKAMSQGAKERLASPAENPTITDGESRLLSLLSSRPLDINTLIEKSGLSARAVQNSLLTLELSGLIKQLPGKNYSLKES
- a CDS encoding iron ABC transporter permease, which produces MKKQGAILSPTLIAIVGFLTVCPILMLALGSFSEGLGAFGTLTTAKYVSAYTDPEFAKIIINTVIFTLGSAFVATALALFLAYLNTRTNVPFKFLFQIISLVPMMVPHILFAVSWALLLNPTNGMLNIFLRQILGFDAISLNIYTLKGMILVEGLLDLPIAYLVIAPAMSSFDVSLEESSRVCGASNWRTLFRITLPVLRPAILAAATLVIVRSMASFAVPSVIGMPGRIYVLATHIYRVVATGYATDYGLAAAVGMSALVASITLIFVYRRLTKEGEKYVTVTSRGYRPSTIYLKGARYPLFGIVGILSFILIVLPVAVLFYTSLIPYSMAPSAKAFASMSWRHYLAVLNDPVSLLSLKNSLLLGVGGATLGMVLSFFVAYTIVKIRSKASGFLESLSFLSFSFPGIVVGIGFMWFFVQTPLYSTIWALLIGYIATYLPYGIRPLTSAFVQIHGNLEESSRVCGGGPLYTMRRIVLPLLVPGIVSGWILMATMFVRELSLSVVLSRPGTEVLAVQILRFAEDGLWGRLSALGILMIFISTTLVLTASLIGKRLTKI